One Microcoleus sp. AS-A8 DNA window includes the following coding sequences:
- a CDS encoding adenosine deaminase, whose amino-acid sequence MSLYAELHRHLGGSVVPRILWRYFQRHNPEQAGRFPEYPGFEQFYTRPRNTLDEYLELHTLVESVQTEETLPYFIYRLIRGAHIFENLAYLELRYTPYLRTSERLSQSERIEQMTQIVEIVGKASQVAEYPMVTSQILCMHSRLPYEVNKAIVDLAAQSQEYVCGVDLAGGDAHYAERLDEFIGLYQYARSLGLKTTGHLYETPDGCYPELLPYLMRIGHGIQIPLKHPELLSQLQQQGQCLEVCPTTYLKTGTLQDIRQLKVVFDRCFEAGVDIAIGTDNAGLHNVRLQFEYENLLTQDVINFKQLQACQDAAFRHAFAWPHTQDPTSLLTDLLKTEPKKTFAVNS is encoded by the coding sequence GTGAGTTTATACGCTGAATTACACCGCCATCTCGGCGGTTCGGTTGTTCCTCGTATTCTCTGGCGATATTTCCAACGCCACAATCCCGAACAGGCGGGACGGTTTCCTGAGTATCCTGGGTTTGAGCAGTTTTACACACGACCTCGTAACACGCTAGATGAGTATCTAGAACTGCACACATTGGTGGAAAGTGTCCAAACCGAGGAAACTTTGCCCTATTTCATCTATCGCTTAATTCGTGGCGCGCATATTTTTGAGAATTTGGCGTATTTGGAGTTACGCTACACGCCTTATCTCCGCACATCTGAGCGCTTAAGTCAATCTGAGCGAATTGAGCAGATGACGCAGATTGTGGAAATCGTCGGTAAAGCGAGTCAGGTTGCCGAGTATCCGATGGTAACCAGCCAAATTCTGTGTATGCACTCACGGTTACCTTATGAGGTAAACAAGGCGATTGTTGATTTGGCAGCGCAGAGTCAAGAGTATGTGTGTGGGGTTGATTTGGCGGGGGGAGATGCTCACTATGCTGAGCGTTTAGATGAGTTTATCGGGTTGTATCAGTATGCGCGATCGCTCGGATTAAAAACAACCGGTCATCTCTACGAAACTCCAGATGGCTGTTACCCTGAATTGCTGCCCTATCTAATGCGAATTGGTCACGGCATCCAAATTCCTTTAAAGCATCCAGAGTTATTATCTCAGTTGCAACAGCAGGGGCAATGTTTGGAAGTTTGTCCTACGACTTATCTGAAAACTGGCACCCTACAAGATATTCGGCAGTTGAAAGTGGTATTTGACCGCTGCTTTGAGGCCGGCGTAGATATTGCCATTGGTACAGATAATGCAGGATTGCACAATGTTCGTCTGCAATTTGAGTATGAAAATTTGCTGACTCAAGATGTAATTAATTTTAAGCAGTTACAAGCTTGTCAAGATGCTGCATTCCGACATGCTTTTGCTTGGCCTCATACTCAAGACCCGACTTCGTTGTTGACGGACTTGCTGAAAACTGAACCCAAAAAAACGTTCGCTGTGAATAGTTAG
- a CDS encoding adenylosuccinate synthase, producing MANVVVIGAQWGDEGKGKITDLLSRSADVVVRYQGGVNAGHTVVVQGQTFKLHLIPSGILYPDTECIIGSGTVIDPAVLITELDQLEALGISTQKLLISETAHVTMPYHRLIDQASEERRGNHKIGTTGRGIGPTYADKSERIGIRILDLMNPESLRKQLNWTINYKNVIIEKLYNLPPLDPAVVIDQYLEYAERLRPHVVDCSLKIYDAIQERRNILFEGAQGTLLDLDHGTYPYVTSSNPVAGGACVGAGVGPTMIDRVIGVAKAYTTRVGEGPFPTELHGELGDTLCDRGAEFGTTTGRRRRCGWFDAVIGRYAVRINGIDCLAITKLDVLDTLEEIKVCVAYEIDGKRCENFPSSSRRFSRCQPIYQTMPGWQQSTEDCRTLEDLPKQALDYLKFLAELMEVPIALVSLGASRDQTIIVEDPIHGPKRALLYANGSPVSLGV from the coding sequence TTGGCTAACGTCGTTGTAATCGGTGCCCAATGGGGCGATGAAGGAAAAGGCAAGATCACAGATTTACTCAGTCGTTCGGCAGATGTCGTCGTCCGTTACCAGGGGGGGGTCAATGCTGGGCATACTGTTGTTGTTCAAGGCCAAACCTTCAAGCTGCATCTCATTCCCTCTGGGATTTTGTATCCCGATACCGAGTGTATTATTGGTTCTGGTACGGTTATTGACCCGGCGGTCTTAATTACAGAACTCGACCAGCTCGAAGCACTAGGCATTTCCACCCAAAAACTCCTGATTTCGGAAACAGCCCATGTCACGATGCCTTACCATCGGTTAATTGATCAGGCATCCGAAGAGCGACGCGGCAATCACAAAATCGGCACCACCGGTCGCGGGATTGGCCCCACTTATGCTGATAAATCAGAGCGCATTGGCATTCGGATCTTGGATTTGATGAACCCCGAATCCCTGCGAAAACAGCTAAACTGGACGATTAACTATAAAAACGTCATTATTGAAAAGCTTTATAACTTGCCGCCTTTAGACCCGGCAGTCGTGATCGATCAGTACTTAGAGTATGCTGAAAGGTTACGTCCCCATGTTGTGGATTGCTCGTTGAAGATTTACGATGCGATTCAAGAACGACGCAATATTTTGTTTGAAGGCGCTCAAGGGACGCTGTTAGATTTAGATCACGGGACCTATCCCTACGTCACCTCTTCTAATCCAGTTGCCGGTGGGGCTTGTGTGGGTGCCGGTGTGGGGCCGACCATGATCGATCGCGTGATTGGGGTAGCAAAAGCCTACACTACGCGTGTGGGGGAAGGGCCATTTCCCACAGAACTCCATGGAGAGCTTGGAGATACATTGTGCGATCGCGGGGCTGAATTTGGTACCACCACCGGTCGTCGCCGTCGCTGTGGCTGGTTCGATGCTGTCATTGGCCGCTATGCTGTCCGCATTAATGGCATTGATTGTCTAGCCATTACCAAACTCGACGTTCTCGACACCCTGGAAGAAATCAAAGTTTGCGTTGCCTACGAAATTGACGGTAAACGCTGCGAGAATTTTCCTAGCAGCTCTCGTCGGTTCTCGCGATGTCAACCCATCTACCAAACCATGCCGGGATGGCAACAATCCACCGAAGATTGTAGGACATTGGAAGATTTACCCAAGCAAGCACTGGATTATCTCAAATTCCTGGCGGAATTAATGGAAGTACCCATTGCCCTAGTCTCCTTGGGAGCTAGCCGCGACCAAACAATTATCGTAGAAGACCCGATTCACGGCCCCAAACGGGCGCTGTTGTATGCTAACGGCTCACCCGTATCGTTGGGAGTCTAA
- a CDS encoding 50S ribosomal protein L25/general stress protein Ctc, translating to MEVSVECQKRPEGSKPGALRRSGLIPAVLYGHKGTESVSLTLPAKTAETLLKKATVNNTLVQVNIPDISWNGKALLREVQTHPWKRSQVYHLSFFSVASQDSLEVTVPLHFLGQAAGLKLGGILDPVITEIQVQCAPGDIPESIDVDVSNLEIGDSLHVSDLVLPEGITPMLEPETTIVIVGGYAGSQEETEEASEAT from the coding sequence ATGGAAGTTTCAGTTGAATGTCAAAAGCGACCAGAAGGCAGCAAGCCAGGAGCCTTGCGTCGTTCGGGTTTAATCCCTGCGGTTCTCTACGGACATAAAGGGACAGAATCCGTTTCACTCACCTTACCAGCCAAAACCGCAGAAACTCTGCTCAAAAAGGCTACGGTTAACAACACTCTTGTTCAGGTCAATATTCCTGACATTTCCTGGAATGGTAAAGCTCTCCTGCGGGAAGTGCAAACTCATCCTTGGAAAAGAAGTCAAGTCTACCACCTCAGCTTTTTCTCCGTAGCTTCTCAAGACAGCCTGGAAGTAACCGTGCCATTGCACTTTCTGGGACAGGCCGCAGGGCTCAAATTAGGAGGAATCCTCGATCCTGTGATTACAGAAATTCAGGTACAGTGTGCCCCAGGCGACATCCCCGAATCGATCGATGTTGATGTTTCTAATCTAGAGATTGGAGATAGTCTGCATGTTAGCGATCTCGTTCTGCCAGAGGGCATCACACCAATGCTTGAACCCGAAACCACTATTGTCATCGTGGGGGGTTACGCTGGCTCACAAGAAGAAACCGAAGAAGCTTCTGAAGCGACTTGA
- a CDS encoding AAA family ATPase: MTQTSVPALIEQMMQAGFYPHPVTEPIQLIQTHVSYVFLTGDYAYKVKKPVNFGFLDFSTLAQRQHFCLEELRMNQPIAPEIYLEVLPIVEIDGKLVLGDAGQAVEYALKMCQFPQEALFITMFEQGQLTETHMEELGRIVAQFHAKAETNDYIRSFGEVSKIREAFDENYQQTEKYIGGPQTQQQYEETKNFSDTFFLQQPTLLATRRENNRIRECHGDLHLRNICFWHDKIQLFDRIEFNEPFRFVDVMYDVAFAVMDLEARGRKDLGNAFLNTYIEQTGDWEGLQVLPLYLSRQAYVRAKVTSFLLDDPGVPQDAKQEAAKVASDYYRQAWEYTKTNQGQLILMSGLSGSGKSTVARHLARRLGAIHLRSDAVRKHLAGIPLEQKGGDELYTNEMSEKTYGRLLELGLMLANAGFPVILDAKYDRMALRQEAIAQANTQNLPLKIIQCTAGEEILRDRLSSRTGDVSDATADLLTQQLATAEPFTDAEQSLVTPIDTTQDWASLLPGILS, translated from the coding sequence ATGACACAGACATCTGTTCCTGCCTTGATTGAGCAAATGATGCAAGCAGGGTTCTATCCTCACCCGGTAACAGAACCGATTCAATTGATACAAACCCATGTTTCCTACGTGTTTCTGACCGGTGATTATGCTTATAAAGTTAAGAAACCTGTAAATTTTGGCTTCTTAGATTTCTCTACTTTGGCACAACGGCAGCATTTCTGTTTAGAAGAATTGCGGATGAATCAGCCAATTGCGCCGGAGATTTATCTGGAGGTTTTGCCCATTGTTGAAATCGATGGCAAGTTGGTTTTGGGGGATGCGGGTCAAGCGGTAGAATATGCGCTAAAAATGTGCCAATTTCCCCAAGAAGCACTGTTTATCACGATGTTTGAGCAGGGGCAGTTGACAGAAACCCATATGGAAGAATTAGGGCGAATTGTTGCCCAATTCCATGCCAAAGCTGAAACGAATGATTACATTCGCTCCTTTGGGGAAGTCTCTAAAATTCGCGAGGCATTTGACGAGAATTATCAGCAAACGGAAAAGTATATCGGTGGGCCTCAAACGCAACAGCAATATGAGGAAACGAAAAACTTTAGCGATACGTTTTTTTTACAACAGCCGACCTTATTGGCAACACGTCGAGAGAATAATCGGATTCGGGAATGTCATGGGGATTTGCATCTGAGAAATATTTGCTTTTGGCATGACAAAATTCAATTGTTTGACCGCATTGAATTTAATGAACCATTCCGCTTTGTTGATGTGATGTATGATGTGGCGTTTGCCGTGATGGATTTAGAAGCACGGGGGCGTAAAGACTTAGGAAATGCGTTTTTAAATACCTATATTGAGCAAACTGGCGACTGGGAAGGATTACAAGTTTTACCGTTGTACTTAAGTCGGCAGGCGTATGTTAGAGCGAAGGTAACTTCTTTTTTACTCGATGACCCTGGTGTTCCGCAAGATGCCAAGCAAGAGGCGGCAAAAGTCGCGTCAGATTATTATCGACAGGCGTGGGAGTATACGAAAACGAATCAGGGGCAGTTGATTTTGATGTCGGGGTTGTCGGGTTCGGGTAAATCGACGGTAGCGCGACATTTAGCACGGCGCTTAGGGGCGATTCACCTCCGTTCAGATGCAGTACGCAAACACCTCGCGGGGATTCCCTTGGAACAGAAAGGGGGAGATGAGCTTTATACGAATGAAATGAGCGAGAAGACTTACGGACGCTTATTGGAATTAGGTTTGATGTTGGCAAACGCGGGCTTTCCGGTGATTTTAGATGCAAAATACGATCGCATGGCGTTACGACAAGAGGCTATTGCTCAAGCCAATACCCAGAATTTGCCCCTAAAGATTATCCAGTGTACGGCAGGAGAGGAAATTTTGCGCGATCGCCTCTCCTCTCGCACGGGCGATGTTTCCGATGCTACCGCTGATTTACTGACTCAACAGTTAGCGACGGCTGAACCCTTTACGGACGCGGAACAATCTCTCGTCACCCCGATAGATACAACCCAAGATTGGGCATCACTGCTGCCAGGAATCCTGAGTTAG
- a CDS encoding uracil-DNA glycosylase has protein sequence MSSEEQLSLFDESTFHDSTPSDSQYKLIPANAKIPIPPGTYDSMVPLAQHCNGCHRCDLGATRTHAVVGRGNPQAPIMIIGEGPGQNEDETGLPFVGKAGQLLEKILESVKLDTEQDVYICNVVKCRPPGNRVPTPDEIAACKPYLLEQIRLVDPKIILLTGATAVKGVTGDKRGITKIRGTWMEWEGRLCMPILHPAYLLRNPSREQGSPKWLMWQDIQVVRAKLDELRS, from the coding sequence ATGTCCAGCGAAGAACAATTAAGCCTATTTGATGAGTCAACCTTTCATGACTCAACGCCGAGTGACTCTCAATACAAACTAATTCCCGCAAATGCCAAAATTCCGATTCCTCCTGGCACTTACGACTCAATGGTGCCTTTAGCACAACACTGCAACGGTTGTCATCGATGCGACTTAGGAGCTACCCGCACTCACGCCGTTGTTGGGCGGGGCAATCCCCAAGCCCCGATCATGATTATCGGGGAAGGGCCGGGTCAAAATGAAGATGAAACCGGTCTGCCGTTTGTCGGGAAAGCCGGACAACTATTAGAGAAAATTCTAGAGTCTGTAAAGCTCGACACTGAGCAGGATGTGTATATCTGTAATGTCGTCAAATGCCGCCCACCGGGTAACCGAGTGCCGACTCCGGATGAAATCGCCGCTTGTAAGCCTTATTTATTAGAACAAATTCGTCTGGTAGATCCGAAGATTATTCTTTTAACAGGTGCGACAGCGGTAAAAGGAGTGACGGGTGACAAGCGGGGTATCACCAAAATTCGCGGCACTTGGATGGAGTGGGAAGGGCGTTTATGTATGCCCATTCTTCACCCGGCTTACCTGCTGCGAAATCCTTCACGAGAACAAGGTAGCCCTAAATGGCTGATGTGGCAAGATATCCAGGTGGTGCGTGCCAAATTGGATGAACTGCGCTCATAG
- a CDS encoding phosphoribosyltransferase, with the protein MSSAPLFSDRADAGEQLAESLLIQINHLREAGISAAPIVYALPRGGLPVAAPVARKLNCPLDIVVAKKITMPPNPELAIGAVTPEGDVLWLRQKRWGKRNDRLLQTAVYQAQEKAQAQLQQFSPGRPLVNPQGTLALLIDDGIATGMTMAAATQALRTKQPTQIWLCAPVAPAGLMNWLQKWCDRVVVLQTPKQFLSVSRFYEQFPQVESEDALSYLHNHNHPLITEN; encoded by the coding sequence ATGTCGTCTGCCCCGCTATTTAGCGATCGCGCCGATGCAGGAGAGCAGCTAGCAGAGTCGCTTCTCATTCAAATCAATCATCTGCGGGAAGCTGGCATTTCGGCTGCACCCATTGTATATGCACTCCCTCGCGGTGGCCTTCCTGTAGCAGCCCCCGTAGCCCGTAAACTTAATTGTCCTCTGGATATTGTGGTGGCTAAAAAAATTACAATGCCCCCAAATCCAGAATTAGCGATTGGTGCGGTGACTCCAGAAGGAGATGTTCTTTGGTTACGCCAAAAGCGATGGGGCAAAAGAAATGATCGCTTGTTACAAACGGCTGTCTATCAAGCTCAAGAAAAAGCCCAAGCTCAGCTCCAGCAGTTTTCTCCAGGGCGTCCTCTGGTCAATCCCCAAGGCACTTTGGCACTTTTAATTGATGATGGCATTGCGACGGGAATGACGATGGCAGCAGCAACCCAAGCCTTGAGAACGAAACAGCCAACACAAATTTGGCTTTGTGCGCCGGTAGCGCCAGCAGGACTCATGAATTGGTTGCAAAAGTGGTGCGATCGCGTTGTTGTGCTACAAACACCCAAGCAATTTTTGAGTGTTAGCCGCTTTTACGAACAATTTCCTCAGGTTGAATCCGAGGACGCCCTGAGTTATTTGCACAACCATAATCACCCTCTGATCACGGAAAACTAG
- a CDS encoding VOC family protein: MLFQYTDAFVTLAAADAETLVWFYRQLLAQEPKPYIPNVYAEFHLTGLRLGIFQPQPTHQEEFVNSMLSGMSLCLEVDNLEDAIAHLTRIGYPPPGEIMTASHGLEIYAYDPAGNRLILHQSHA, translated from the coding sequence ATGCTTTTTCAATACACCGACGCCTTTGTTACCTTAGCCGCCGCTGACGCCGAGACTCTGGTTTGGTTTTATCGCCAGTTGCTCGCTCAAGAACCCAAACCCTACATTCCCAATGTCTATGCTGAGTTTCATCTGACTGGGTTGCGCTTGGGCATCTTTCAGCCTCAACCAACGCACCAGGAAGAATTTGTCAATTCTATGCTAAGCGGCATGAGCTTGTGTTTAGAAGTGGATAATTTAGAGGATGCGATCGCTCATTTAACCCGCATCGGATACCCACCACCCGGAGAAATAATGACAGCCTCTCACGGCCTTGAAATTTATGCTTACGACCCAGCGGGAAATCGCTTAATTCTGCATCAGTCCCATGCATAG
- a CDS encoding CBS domain-containing protein has translation MAKTVADVMSRDPIMVKPQTPIKEAIKILAEQRISGLPVVDDAGSLVGVISETDLLWQETGVEPPVYIMFLDSVIFLENPARHEQELHKALGQTVGEVMSTNPVTVESAQPLRKAAKLMQEKSIRRLPVVNDQGKVIGILTPGDIVRAMAAEFND, from the coding sequence ATGGCCAAAACCGTTGCCGATGTCATGAGCCGTGACCCCATCATGGTCAAGCCGCAAACGCCGATCAAAGAGGCCATTAAAATTCTTGCAGAACAGCGCATCAGTGGTTTGCCGGTGGTGGATGACGCAGGCAGTTTGGTGGGCGTGATTTCTGAAACGGATTTGTTGTGGCAGGAGACAGGAGTTGAGCCGCCAGTCTACATTATGTTTCTTGATAGTGTGATTTTTTTAGAAAATCCCGCTCGTCACGAGCAAGAACTCCATAAAGCGCTGGGGCAAACTGTTGGAGAAGTGATGAGTACGAATCCCGTTACGGTGGAATCGGCTCAACCCTTACGGAAGGCGGCAAAGCTGATGCAGGAAAAGTCAATCCGGCGATTGCCGGTGGTTAATGATCAGGGTAAGGTCATTGGTATTCTCACGCCTGGGGATATTGTGCGGGCGATGGCGGCGGAGTTTAATGACTGA
- a CDS encoding HEAT repeat domain-containing protein, which translates to MSVTRESVQELLSSQDFGQRISGVNQLRQLEPAVAFELIQPIVTDANTRVRYAAVSQLDTLGNQDLQATLTLLRDRLLNDSEPDVQAAAADALGALKLTEAYEDIQRLYHQTSEWLVQFSIIAALGEMGDPRSFELLQEALNSETSLVQTAAISALGELGDGRAVSLLIPFATNSDWQIRFRVAQALSRLGGAEAHSTLETLAKDENQQVAKEAQASVSLG; encoded by the coding sequence ATGAGCGTTACTCGTGAGTCTGTTCAAGAGCTGCTGAGTTCTCAGGATTTTGGTCAGCGTATAAGTGGAGTCAATCAGTTACGCCAACTCGAACCGGCTGTAGCCTTTGAGTTAATTCAGCCGATTGTGACGGATGCCAATACTCGTGTCCGATATGCAGCAGTCAGTCAGTTGGATACCCTAGGGAATCAAGATTTACAAGCGACGTTAACCCTATTACGCGATCGCTTACTCAATGACTCGGAACCGGATGTGCAAGCGGCGGCGGCTGATGCGTTGGGTGCACTCAAGCTGACAGAAGCCTATGAAGATATTCAGCGGCTTTATCATCAAACCTCTGAATGGTTGGTGCAGTTTAGTATTATTGCCGCATTGGGGGAAATGGGCGATCCGCGTTCTTTTGAGTTATTGCAGGAAGCGCTTAATTCTGAAACCAGCCTAGTGCAAACGGCGGCGATTAGTGCCTTGGGAGAGTTAGGCGATGGGCGTGCCGTATCGTTGTTGATTCCTTTTGCCACGAATTCAGATTGGCAGATTCGTTTTCGCGTCGCGCAGGCGCTAAGTCGGCTGGGAGGTGCAGAGGCACACTCTACGCTGGAAACTTTGGCGAAGGATGAGAACCAGCAAGTGGCGAAGGAAGCGCAGGCGTCTGTGTCGTTGGGTTGA
- a CDS encoding Gfo/Idh/MocA family oxidoreductase has protein sequence MPLLTQINPPSLPIRAGIVGTGYAAQRRAEALQADTRSHLVAVSGHTPENTQEFAKNYNASVVDSWTDLVLHPEVDLVVICTINLDHGMIVRAALNAGKHVVVEYPLSLDPKEAESLIALAQAKDKLLHVEHIELLGGMHEALRQFLPQIGNPFYARYVTLSPAHPAPKRWTYHPELFGFPFSAALSRIHRFTDLFGKVASVSCQSRFWYADEYFTACLCTTQLCFASELIVEVTYGKGETFWHTQRNFEVHGDQGTLLFEGDRGMLIRGEEKTPIEVAGRRGLFAKDTSLVLDYLLEGKPLYVSPAASCYALKVADAARQSAEMGEEIILEG, from the coding sequence ATGCCATTGTTGACACAGATTAATCCTCCTTCCCTCCCCATCCGAGCTGGTATTGTTGGTACCGGATATGCGGCGCAGCGACGGGCTGAAGCTTTGCAGGCTGATACGCGATCGCATTTAGTGGCTGTCAGCGGTCATACCCCCGAAAATACCCAAGAATTTGCGAAAAACTACAACGCCTCAGTTGTCGATTCCTGGACAGACTTAGTGCTGCATCCTGAGGTGGACTTGGTCGTGATTTGTACGATTAATCTCGATCATGGGATGATTGTCCGGGCTGCCCTCAATGCCGGAAAGCACGTTGTTGTCGAATATCCCCTCTCCCTAGACCCTAAAGAAGCGGAGTCGCTCATTGCCCTGGCACAAGCCAAAGACAAACTCCTGCATGTCGAACATATTGAACTTTTGGGCGGTATGCATGAAGCGTTGCGGCAGTTCTTGCCCCAAATTGGTAATCCCTTTTATGCTCGTTACGTCACCCTATCACCGGCTCATCCTGCACCCAAGCGCTGGACATACCATCCAGAACTTTTTGGCTTTCCCTTCAGTGCTGCACTCTCGCGGATTCATCGCTTCACAGACTTGTTTGGCAAGGTGGCGTCTGTTAGCTGTCAATCGCGGTTTTGGTATGCCGATGAATATTTTACGGCTTGTTTATGTACAACCCAACTGTGCTTTGCCAGCGAATTAATTGTCGAAGTGACCTATGGAAAAGGAGAAACATTCTGGCATACACAACGCAACTTTGAGGTACATGGAGACCAAGGAACGCTGCTGTTTGAGGGCGATCGCGGAATGCTGATTCGCGGAGAAGAAAAGACACCGATTGAAGTGGCGGGGCGTCGCGGTTTGTTTGCCAAAGATACAAGTTTGGTATTAGATTACTTGCTCGAAGGAAAGCCTTTATACGTGTCTCCCGCTGCTAGTTGTTATGCCCTCAAAGTGGCAGATGCGGCGCGTCAATCCGCAGAAATGGGAGAGGAAATTATTCTTGAAGGCTAA
- a CDS encoding HAMP domain-containing histidine kinase: protein MNQNKLFNRTRWRLALWYAGVMGLILSMSGLGVYEAIAHAHKVAVDRELESVAGTLHDSIELKLNQPGRLEPIVEELVPNLCHRGASCMTAQSSSSRHILSAVNQGNYYVRFFDTSGRLIAIAGVHPEGLPQVLNKERWQTLKDSKGNVYHQISLSLHTRNNRDWGYFQVGRSLKDFNDYLNNVKWILILGLPTTLILVGVSSWWLAALAMQPIYQSYKQIQQFTADAAHELRTPLAATQATVESARSVPQLDEKEVQDILDTIGRQNRRLIQLVADLLLLARLEQQALARRRQLCCLNDIVSDLVEEFAALALSKSVTLTSSVRVHNPLNVIGDEEQLYRLVSNLIINAIQYTPAGGQVTVALDRSDDQALIQIQDTGIGIAPSEQTQIFDRFYRVNSDRSRNTGGSGLGLAIAKAIVQAHQGSLQVQSVLGQGSTFTIRLPLEVAPPKSDRSILFNSLYRQSSQKKFRFNR, encoded by the coding sequence ATGAATCAAAATAAACTGTTTAACCGAACTCGCTGGCGATTGGCTCTGTGGTATGCAGGAGTCATGGGTTTAATTTTGAGCATGTCTGGACTCGGTGTCTATGAAGCGATCGCTCATGCCCATAAGGTAGCAGTAGACCGCGAGTTAGAATCTGTAGCGGGGACGCTGCATGACAGTATTGAACTGAAATTGAACCAACCCGGACGCCTGGAGCCGATTGTAGAGGAGCTTGTACCAAATCTTTGTCATCGAGGAGCTAGCTGTATGACAGCGCAGTCGAGTTCCTCTCGCCACATTCTTAGCGCCGTTAACCAAGGCAACTACTATGTCCGCTTCTTCGATACTTCAGGACGATTGATTGCCATAGCGGGTGTTCATCCAGAGGGACTGCCCCAAGTGTTAAACAAAGAACGCTGGCAAACCCTAAAAGATAGCAAAGGCAACGTTTATCACCAAATTTCTCTATCGCTGCATACCCGCAACAATCGCGATTGGGGGTACTTTCAAGTAGGGCGGAGTCTCAAAGACTTCAACGACTACCTTAATAATGTGAAATGGATTTTGATCTTGGGATTGCCAACTACATTGATTCTGGTAGGCGTCTCCAGTTGGTGGTTAGCCGCGTTAGCGATGCAACCCATCTACCAATCCTACAAGCAGATTCAACAGTTTACAGCGGATGCTGCCCACGAGTTGCGGACACCTCTAGCGGCGACACAGGCGACGGTGGAATCAGCACGTTCGGTGCCTCAGTTGGATGAAAAAGAGGTGCAGGACATACTAGACACGATAGGGCGTCAGAATCGGCGGCTGATTCAGCTAGTTGCCGATTTGTTGCTATTGGCTCGTCTGGAACAACAAGCTTTGGCACGGCGACGCCAGCTTTGTTGCCTGAATGATATTGTCAGCGATTTAGTAGAGGAATTTGCAGCGTTGGCACTCTCCAAATCGGTGACGCTGACATCTTCGGTACGGGTACATAACCCACTGAACGTTATCGGTGATGAGGAGCAGCTTTATCGCTTAGTCTCTAACTTAATTATCAATGCCATCCAATACACCCCTGCTGGGGGTCAGGTAACAGTTGCCTTAGATCGCAGCGACGATCAAGCTTTGATTCAGATCCAGGATACAGGTATTGGCATTGCACCTTCTGAGCAAACGCAGATTTTCGATCGCTTCTATCGGGTGAATAGCGATCGCTCCCGTAACACTGGTGGATCGGGATTGGGCTTAGCGATCGCAAAAGCAATTGTTCAAGCACACCAGGGTAGCCTACAAGTACAAAGCGTCTTAGGCCAAGGTAGCACGTTCACTATTCGATTACCTTTGGAAGTTGCCCCACCTAAGAGCGATCGCTCTATTTTGTTCAACAGCCTATATCGCCAGTCATCTCAAAAGAAGTTCAGATTCAACAGATAG
- a CDS encoding response regulator transcription factor, which produces MRVLLVEDEPDLGAAIKRILNQEKYVVDWVQDGTEAWNYLEDPQTQYTLAIFDWLLPGLSGLELCKRVRSQRNPLPILMLTAKDQMEDKVAGLDAGADDYLVKPFGMAELLARLRALQRRSPQLQPQQLTVGSLTLDYSTRTVCFQNNLGEQQVIPLTTKEFQLLEYFMKHPNYILSSDQIRNHLWEVGAEPISNVVAAQVRLLRRKLASFGCPDLIETLHGMGYRFNPTHESK; this is translated from the coding sequence ATGAGAGTTTTGTTAGTCGAAGATGAACCCGATTTAGGCGCTGCTATCAAGCGAATTTTGAACCAGGAAAAGTATGTGGTTGATTGGGTTCAAGATGGGACTGAAGCCTGGAACTATCTGGAAGACCCACAAACGCAATATACACTGGCTATCTTCGACTGGTTACTACCAGGACTGTCAGGATTAGAGCTGTGCAAGCGAGTGCGATCGCAACGCAATCCTTTACCAATTTTGATGCTCACAGCCAAAGACCAAATGGAAGATAAGGTAGCTGGGTTAGATGCTGGTGCGGATGACTATCTGGTAAAGCCGTTTGGTATGGCGGAATTGCTGGCACGATTGAGGGCATTGCAGAGGCGATCGCCCCAACTTCAACCCCAACAATTGACGGTTGGCAGTCTTACCCTAGATTACAGCACCCGAACCGTTTGTTTTCAAAACAATTTGGGCGAACAGCAGGTTATTCCCCTAACCACTAAGGAATTCCAACTGCTGGAGTACTTTATGAAACACCCCAACTACATCCTTAGCAGTGACCAGATTCGCAACCACCTATGGGAAGTGGGTGCAGAACCGATTAGTAATGTGGTGGCGGCTCAAGTGCGTCTGTTGCGACGCAAGCTGGCGTCTTTTGGCTGCCCTGATTTGATTGAAACGTTACATGGCATGGGGTATCGCTTCAATCCAACTCATGAATCAAAATAA